The Panthera uncia isolate 11264 chromosome C2, Puncia_PCG_1.0, whole genome shotgun sequence genome contains a region encoding:
- the SON gene encoding protein SON isoform X1 produces the protein MATNIEQIFRSFVVSKFREIQQELSSGRNEGQLNGETNTPNEGNQAGDAAASARSLPNEEIVQKIEEVLSGVLDTELRYKPDLKEASRKSRCVSVQTDPTDEIPTKKSKKHKKHKNKKKKKKKEKEKKYKRQPEESESKAKSHHDGNIDLESDSFLKFDSEPSAMALEHSVRAFGLSETSESAAVVLEPPVVPMEVSEPHTLETLKPATKTAELSVASTSVISVQSEQSVAVTLEPPMTKILDSFTMAPVPTTTVVLKSSEPVVTMSVEYQMKPVLKSLDTTPAEQSKMLEPPVAKGLEPSETLVVSSEITAEVHPEPSTSTTVDFPESSATEVLRLPEQPVEVPSEIADSPMTRPQELPELPKTTALELPESSVASVVELPGPPATSKPELQGPPVTPLLELPGPSATPLPELPGPLSTPVSELLGPPATAVPELPGPSVTSVPQLSQELPGLPAPSVGLEPPQEVPEPPVMAQELPGLPAVTAAVELPGQPAVTVAMELAEQPVTTSELEQPVGMTTVEHPGQPEVTTAAGLLGQPEAAMVLELPGQPVATTALELPGQPSVPGVPELPGLPSATRALELSGQPVATGALELPGQLMATGALEFSGQSGAAGALELLGQPLATGVLELPGQPGAPELPGQPVATVALEISVQSVVTTTELSTMTVSQSLEVPSTTALESYNTVAQELPTTLVGETSVTVGVDPLMAQESHMLASNTMETHMLASNTMDSQMLASNTMDSQMLASNTMDSQMLASSTMDSQMLATSSMDSQMLATSSMDSQMLATSSMDSQMLATSSMDSQMLATSSMDSQMLATSSMDSQMLATSSMDSQMLATSTMDSQMLATSTMDSQMLATSSMDSQMLASGTMDSQMLASGTMDAQMLASGTMDAQMLASSTQDSAMLGSKSPDPYRLAQDPYRLAQDPYRLGHDPYRLGHDAYRLGQDPYRLGHDPYRLTPDPYRMSPRPYRIAPRSYRIAPRPYRLAPRPLMLASRRSMMMSYAAERSMMSSYERSMMSYERSMMSPMAERSMMSAYERSMMSAYERSMMSPMAERSMMSAYERSMMSAYERSMMSPMADRSMMSMGADRSMMSSYSAADRSMMSSYSAADRSMMSSYTADRSMMSMAADSYTDSYTDTYTEAYMVPPLPPEEPPTMPPLPPEEPPMTPPLPPEEPPEGPALPTEQSALTAENTWPAEVPALPPEESVSLSEPSVSQSEISEPSTLPANYSVSASDPSVLASEAAVTVPEPPLEPESSVTSTPIESAVVAEEHQIVPERPVTYMVSETPMMSAEPTVLTSEPSVTSETAETFDSMKASGHVASEVSQSLLESAATNPEPSQSALELPAMAVSELPAVAVPEPPTGTVPEPPAVTVLETPAMAIPDPTAMVVSDSTAVALPDPPTAEAVPETVALAESENVTISVPVVSALEPSVPALEPAVSVPQANAVLSEPPVSVQESTVIISEPAITVSEQTQIIPTEIVAESTPMILESDVIKGVNLLSGDQNLTPEIGMQEIPMHSDEEPHAEGHLKNDPYESDHGTNIDLNINNHLVAKGMEHDTVSAAATGAVGEIGEGNILSIGETKQCTVLDTCSSVSEVDGGTLSSAGPFALEPDAVGTSKGIEFATASALTSVSKYDVEVSLITQDTEHDMIISTSPSGGSEADIEGPLPAKDIHLDLPSNNFISKDAEGPLPIKECDQTLAVALSPKESSGEDKEVPLPTKEILSDSGFSANIDDINEADLVRPLLPKDMERLTSLRAGIEGPLLASEVERDKSAASPVVISIPERASESSSEEKDDYEIFVKVKDTHEKSKKNKNRDKGEKEKKRDSSLRSRSKRSKSSEHKSRKRTSESRSRARKRSSKSKSHRSQTRSRSRSRRRRRSSRSRSKSRGRRSVSKEKRKRSPKHRSKSRERKRKRSSSRDNRKTVRARSRTPSRRSRSHTPSRRRRSRSVGRRSFSISPSRRSRTPSRRSRTPSRRSRTPSRRSRTPSRRSRTPSRRSRTPSRRRRSRSVVRRRSFSISPVRLRRSRTPLRRRFSRSPIRRKRSRSSERGRSPKRLTDLNKAQLLEIAKANAAAMCAKAGVPLPPNLKPAPPPTIEEKVAKKSGGATIEELTEKCKQIAQSKEDDDVIVNKPHVSDEEEEEPPFYHHPFKLSEPKPIFFNLNIAAAKPTPPKSQVTLTKEFPVSSGSQHRKKEADSVYGEWVPVEKNGEENKDDDNVFSSNLPSEPVDISTAMSERALAQKRLSENAFDLEAMSMLNRAQERIDAWAQLNSIPGQFTGSTGVQVLTQEQLANTGAQAWIKKDQFLRAAPVTGGMGAVLMRKMGWREGEGLGKNKEGNKEPILVDFKTDRKGLVAVGERAQKRSGNFSAAMKDLSGKHPVSALMEICNKRRWQPPEFLLVHDSGPDHRKHFLFRVLINGSAYQPSFASPNKKHAKATAATVVLQAMGLVPKDLMANATCFRSASRR, from the exons ATGGCGACCAACATCGAGCAGATTTTTAGGTCTTTCGTGGTCAGTAAATTCCGGGAAATTCAACAGGAGCTTTCCAG TGGAAGGAATGAAGGCCAGCTCAATGGTGAAACAAATACACCTAATGAAGGAAACCAGGCAGGTGATGCAGCTGCCTCTGCCAGGAGCCTACCAAATGAAGAAATAGTTCAGAAGATAGAGGAAGTACTTTCTGGGGTCTTAGATACAGAACTACGATACAAGCCAG ACCTGAAAGAGGCCTCCAGAAAAAGTAGATGTGTGTCAGTACAAACAGATCCTACTGATGAAATTCCCACCAAAAAGTCAAAGAAgcataaaaagcacaaaaataaaaagaagaaaaagaagaaagaaaaggaaaaaaagtataagaGACAGCCAGAAGAATCTGAATCAAAGGCAAAATCACATCATGATGGGAACATAGATTTAGAATCGGATTCGTTTTTGAAGTTTGATTCTGAACCTTCAGCGATGGCACTGGAGCATTCTGTAAGAGCGTTTGGCCTTTCTGAGACCAGTGAATCTGCTGCAGTTGTGTTAGAACCTCCTGTGGTACCAATGGAGGTATCAGAGCCACATACCTTAGAAACTCTGAAGCCAGCTACAAAAACTGCAGAACTGTCAGTTGCATCAACATCCGTAATTTCAGTGCAGTCAGAGCAGTCTGTGGCAGTCACACTGGAACCACCCATGACAAAGATTCTGGATTCCTTTACAATGGCACCAGTGCCCACTACAACAGTCGTGCTAAAGTCATCTGAGCCGGTTGTCACAATGTCTGTGGAATATCAGATGAAGCCTGTGCTGAAATCTTTGGATACCACACCTGCAGAGCAATCAAAGATGCTAGAACCGCCAGTAGCAAAAGGGCTAGAGCCGTCGGAAACCCTTGTGGTATCATCCGAGATCACTGCTGAGGTGCACCCTGAGCCGAGTACATCAACAACAGTGGATTTTCCAGAGTCATCTGCAACTGAAGTGCTCAGATTGCCAGAGCAGCCTGTAGAAGTACCGTCGGAGATCGCAGATTCACCCATGACAAGACCACAGGAGTTGCCGGAGTTGCCCAAGACCACAGCGTTGGAGCTGCCGGAGTCGTCGGTGGCCTCAGTGGTGGAGTTGCCGGGGCCACCTGCGACCTCCAAGCCGGAGTTGCAGGGGCCCCCTGTGACTCCATTGCTGGAGTTACCTGGGCCCTCTGCTACCCCGTTGCCAGAGTTGCCAGGCCCCCTTTCTACCCCAGTGTCTGAGTTGCTAGGGCCCCCTGCGACAGCAGTGCCTGAGTTGCCGGGGCCCTCTGTGACATCAGTGCCACAGTTGTCGCAGGAATTGCCAGGGCTTCCGGCACCATCCGTGGGGTTGGAGCCACCACAGGAGGTACCAGAGCCACCTGTGATGGCACAGGAGTTGCCAGGGCTGCCTGCGGTGACAGCAGCAGTAGAGTTGCCAGGGCAGCCTGCAGTAACGGTAGCAATGGAGTTGGCCGAACAACCTGTGACGACGTCAGAGTTGGAGCAGCCTGTGGGGATGACAACGGTGGAACATCCTGGGCAGCCTGAGGTGACGACGGCAGCTGGGTTGCTGGGGCAGCCTGAGGCAGCGATGGTGCTGGAGTTGCCAGGACAGCCAGTGGCAACGACAGCGCTGGAGTTGCCAGGGCAGCCTTCGGTGCCTGGGGTGCCAGAGTTGCCAGGGCTGCCTTCGGCAACTAGGGCGCTGGAGTTGTCAGGGCAGCCTGTGGCAACTGGGGCACTGGAGTTGCCTGGGCAGCTCATGGCAACTGGGGCACTGGAGTTCTCGGGGCAGTCTGGGGCAGCCGGAGCCCTGGAGCTTTTGGGGCAGCCTCTGGCAACAGGGGTGCTGGAGTTGCCAGGGCAGCCTGGGGCGCCAGAGTTGCCTGGGCAGCCTGTGGCAACTGTGGCGCTGGAGATCTCTGTTCAGTCTGTGGTGACAACAACGGAGCTGTCAACGATGACCGTGTCGCAGTCCCTGGAGGTGCCCTCGACGACAGCGCTGGAATCCTATAATACGGTAGCACAGGAGCTGCCTACTACATTAGTGGGGGAGACTTCTGTAACAGTAGGAGTGGATCCCTTGATGGCCCAGGAATCCCATATGTTAGCTTCTAACACCATGGAGACCCATATGTTAGCGTCCAACACCATGGACTCCCAAATGCTAGCATCCAACACCATGGATTCCCAGATGCTAGCGTCCAACACCATGGATTCCCAGATGTTAGCCTCTAGCACCATGGACTCCCAGATGTTAGCAACTAGCTCCATGGACTCCCAGATGTTAGCAACTAGCTCCATGGACTCCCAGATGTTAGCAACCAGCTCCATGGACTCTCAGATGTTAGCAACCAGCTCCATGGACTCCCAGATGTTAGCAACCAGCTCCATGGACTCCCAGATGTTAGCAACCAGTTCCATGGACTCTCAGATGTTAGCAACCAGCTCCATGGATTCCCAGATGTTAGCTACCAGCACTATGGATTCCCAGATGTTAGCGACCAGCACCATGGACTCCCAGATGTTAGCTACTAGCTCTATGGATTCTCAGATGTTAGCATCAGGCACTATGGACTCTCAAATGTTGGCTTCCGGCACCATGGATGCTCAGATGTTAGCATCTGGTACCATGGATGCCCAGATGTTAGCATCTAGTACCCAAGATTCTGCTATGTTGGGTTCAAAATCTCCTGATCCCTACAGGTTAGCTCAGGATCCTTACAGGTTAGCTCAGGATCCCTATAGGTTAGGTCATGACCCTTATAGGTTAGGTCATGATGCCTACAGGTTAGGGCAGGACCCATATAGATTAGGCCATGATCCCTACAGACTAACTCCTGATCCCTATAGGATGTCACCTAGACCCTATAGGATAGCACCCAGGTCCTATAGAATAGCCCCCAGGCCGTACAGGTTAGCACCAAGACCCCTGATGTTAGCATCTAGACGTTCTATGATGATGTCCTATGCTGCAGAACGTTCCATGATGTCATCTTACGAACGCTCTATGATGTCCTATGAGCGGTCTATGATGTCCCCTATGGCTGAGCGCTCTATGATGTCAGCCTATGAGCGCTCTATGATGTCAGCTTATGAGCGTTCTATGATGTCCCCTATGGCTGAGCGCTCTATGATGTCAGCTTATGAACGCTCTATGATGTCAGCTTACGAGCGCTCCATGATGTCCCCAATGGCTGACCGATCTATGATGTCCATGGGTGCCGACCGGTCTATGATGTCGTCCTACTCTGCTGCTGACCGGTCTATGATGTCATCGTACTCTGCAGCTGACCGATCTATGATGTCATCTTACACTGCTGATCGTTCAATGATGTCTATGGCAGCTGATTCTTACACCGATTCTTATACTGATACATATACGGAGGCATATATGGTGCCACCTTTGCCTCCTGAAGAGCCTCCAACAATGCCACCATTGCCACCTGAGGAGCCACCAATGACCCCACCTTTGCCTCCTGAGGAACCACCGGAGGGTCCAGCATTACCTACTGAGCAGTCAGCATTAACAGCTGAAAATACTTGGCCTGCAGAGGTACCAGCATTACCTCCTGAAGAGTCTGTATCACTGTCTGAACCTTCTGTGAGTCAAAGTGAGATTTCAGAGCCTTCGACATTGCCTGCTAATTATTCAGTGTCAGCATCAGATCCTTCAGTGTTAGCATCAGAGGCTGCTGTTACCGTTCCAGAACCACCGTTAGAGCCAGAGTCTTCGGTTACATCAACACCCATAGAGTCTGCGGTAGTAGCAGAAGAGCATCAAATTGTTCCAGAGAGACCAGTGACTTACATGGTATCTGAAACTCCCATGATGTCAGCTGAACCAACTGTATTAACATCAGAACCTTCAGTTACATCTGAGACAGCAGAAACTTTTGATTCCATGAAAGCTTCAGGACATGTTGCCTCAGAGGTATCTCAGTCCCTCCTGGAGTCAGCTGCGACTAATCCAGAGCCATCACAGAGCGCTCTAGAGCTGCCAGCCATGGCTGTCTCAGAGCTACCAGCTGTGGCTGTCCCAGAGCCACCAACTGGGACTGTTCCAGAGCCCCCAGCTGTGACTGTCTTGGAGACCCCAGCCATGGCTATCCCGGACCCAACAGCTATGGTGGTCTCTGACTCAACAGCTGTGGCTCTTCCAGACCCACCCACAGCTGAGGCTGTCCCGGAGACTGTGGCCTTGGCTGAGTCAGAGAATGTTACCATTTCTGTGCCAGTTGTTTCTGCTCTGGAGCCTAGTGTGCCTGCCCTGGAACCAGCAGTGTCAGTCCCTCAGGCTAATGCAGTTCTTTCAGAACCACCTGTTTCAGTGCAAGAATCCACTGTGATAATTTCAGAGCCTGCCATCACTGTCTCAGAACAGACCCAAATAATACCGACTGAGATAGTTGCAGAGTCTACACCAATGATACTGGAGTCTGATGTTATAAAAGGAGTGAATTTACTATCTGGTGATCAAAATCTTACTCCAGAGATTGGCATGCAGGAGATTCCCATGCATTCAGATGAAGAGCCGCATGCTGAAGGACACCTGAAGAATGACCCTTATGAAAGTGATCATGGTACAAATATAGACCTTAACATAAATAATCACTTAGTTGCTAAAGGGATGGAACATGACACAGTGTCTGCTGCCGCCACTGGTGCTGTTGGTGAAATTGGTGAAGGGAATATTTTATCCATCGGTGAGACTAAACAATGCACAGTATTGGATACATGCTCTAGTGTTAGCGAAGTTGATGGAGGAACTCTATCTTCTGCTGGTCCCTTTGCTCTTGAACCTGATGCAGTGGGAACCAGTAAGGGTATTGAGTTTGCTACAGCATCTGCTCTCACTTCAGTTAGTAAATATGATGTTGAAGTATCTTTAATCACTCAAGATACTGAACACGACATGATAATTTCCACTAGTCCCAGTGGTGGTAGTGAAGCTGACATAGAGGGACCTTTGCCTGCTAAAGACATTCATCTCGATTTACCGTCTAATAACTTTATTAGTAAGGATGCAGAAGGACCATTACCTATAAAAGAGTGTGACCAGACATTAGCAGTTGCTCTCAGCCCTAAAGAAAGTAGTGGGGAAGATAAAGAAGTACCTCTCCCTACTAAAGAGATACTCTCTGATTCAGGATTTTCTGCCAATATTGATGATATTAATGAAGCAGATTTAGTGAGACCATTACTTCCTAAGGACATGGAACGTCTTACAAGCCTTAGAGCTGGTATTGAAGGACCTTTACTTGCAAGTGAGGTTGAACGTGACAAATCTGCTGCCAGTCCAGTCGTAATCAGTATACCAGAAAGAGCTTCAGAGTCCTCTTCAGAGGAAAAAGATGATTATGAGATTTTTGTAAAAGTTAAGGACACACatgagaaaagtaagaaaaacaagAACCGGGACAaaggtgagaaagaaaagaagagagactcCTCATTAAGATCTCGAAGTAAGCGTTCCAAGTCTTCTGAACATAAATCACGCAAGCGTACCAGTGAATCTCGTTCTAGGGCAAGGAAGAGATCATCGAAATCTAAGTCTCATCGCTCTCAGACACGTTCAAGGTCACGTTCAAGACgcaggaggaggagcagcaggTCAAGGTCAAAGTCCAGAGGAAGGCGATCTGTATCAAAAGAGAAGCGTAAAAGATCTCCAAAGCACAGGTCTAAGtctagggaaagaaaaagaaagagatcaagTTCCAGGGATAACCGGAAAACAGTTAGAGCTCGAAGTCGCACCCCAAGTCGTCGGAGTCGGAGTCACACTCCTAGTCGGCGAAGAAGATCTAGATCTGTGGGGAGGAGGAGCTTTAGTATTTCCCCAAGCCGCCGCAGCCGCACCCCAAGCCGCCGCAGCCGCACCCCAAGCCGCCGCAGCCGCACCCCAAGCCGCCGCAGTCGCACCCCAAGCCGCCGCAGCCGCACCCCTAGCCGCCGCAGCCGCACCCCAAGCCGCCGGAGAAGATCAAGGTCTGTGGTAAGGAGACGAAGCTTTAGTATCTCACCAGTAAGATTAAGGAGATCACGAACACCTTTGAGAAGAAGGTTTAGCAGATCTCCCATTCGTCGTAAACGATCCAGGTCTTCTGAGAGAGGCAGATCACCTAAACGTCTGACGGATTTga ACAAGGCTCAATTACTTGAAATAGCCAAAGCTAATGCAGCTGCCATGTGTGCTAAGGCTGGTGTTCCTTTACCGCCAAACCTAAAGCCTGCACCTCCACCTACAATAGAAGAGAAAGTTGCTAAAAAGTCAGGAGGAGCTACCATAGAAGAACTAACTGAG aaatgcaaacaGATCGCACAGAGTAAAGAAGATGATGATGTAATAGTGAATAAGCCTCATGTTtcagatgaagaggaagaagaacctCCTTTTTATCATCATCCCTTTAAACTCAGTGAACCCAAACCCATTTTTTTCAATCTGAAT ATTGCTGCAGCAAAACCAACTCCACCAAAAAGCCAGGTAACATTAACAAAAGAGTTTCCTGTGTCATCTGGATCTCAACATCGAAAAAAAGAAGCGGATAGTGTTTATGGAGAGTGGGTTCCTGTAGAAAAAAATGGTGAAGAGAACAAAGATGATGATAATGTTTTCAGCAGCAATTTGCCCTCTGAG